In the genome of Oceaniferula marina, one region contains:
- a CDS encoding DUF2955 domain-containing protein, giving the protein MTLANVRALRISLGATLAVAVAYGVAWPLSYIMPIFAVMFLSMPGPWFGWKMAIQIIRRLSSGLLMGLIISEFFLRMPLVCVPLYALLFFWIFFKDATAPPLATIFMTMGITMVPILGLQTSLGSHFIVTYLFISMSLGFVFTWLGHLFIPNRLAKIDPNAPPPQRPAPPPTPSREERARLALVSTAVATSAVLIFFAFNLAQYALAMFYICMMASTPNTNASIKVLKANSTACLIGGIAIVIVYNLLVCVPTYDFLVGITLLLSLFFSIKMTSGKPSAAAWTSGFTTFLVLLGSSTGGDSSASSTFYLRIAQVLFAGIFCIGAIIVTEHLIQRSQEKKRWRLMGKALNSGA; this is encoded by the coding sequence ATGACATTAGCCAACGTCCGCGCATTGCGCATCAGTCTAGGAGCAACGCTCGCCGTAGCGGTTGCTTATGGGGTGGCTTGGCCTTTGTCCTACATTATGCCGATTTTTGCGGTGATGTTCCTTTCCATGCCCGGGCCGTGGTTTGGGTGGAAGATGGCGATTCAGATCATACGCAGGCTGTCTTCCGGGCTGTTGATGGGCTTGATCATCAGTGAGTTTTTCCTGCGGATGCCACTGGTTTGTGTGCCGTTGTATGCGTTGCTGTTCTTTTGGATCTTTTTCAAGGATGCCACCGCACCTCCCTTGGCAACGATCTTTATGACCATGGGCATCACCATGGTGCCGATTCTCGGACTCCAAACTTCGTTGGGTTCGCATTTTATTGTGACGTATTTGTTCATCAGTATGTCTCTGGGCTTTGTCTTCACCTGGCTCGGGCATCTGTTTATCCCCAATCGCCTCGCAAAGATCGATCCCAATGCGCCTCCTCCTCAACGTCCGGCCCCGCCACCGACGCCGTCGCGAGAAGAACGCGCCCGTCTGGCTCTGGTCAGCACGGCAGTGGCAACGTCCGCGGTCTTGATTTTCTTTGCTTTCAACTTAGCGCAGTATGCTCTGGCGATGTTCTATATCTGTATGATGGCAAGCACGCCGAATACCAATGCGAGTATCAAGGTGCTTAAGGCTAACTCCACAGCTTGTTTGATTGGCGGGATTGCCATCGTGATTGTCTATAATTTGTTAGTTTGTGTGCCGACCTACGACTTTTTGGTCGGCATCACCTTGCTCTTGTCCTTGTTTTTTTCCATCAAGATGACCTCTGGAAAGCCGAGTGCCGCTGCCTGGACATCAGGGTTTACCACTTTTCTGGTCTTGCTCGGTAGCTCGACCGGTGGAGACAGCAGTGCAAGTTCCACCTTCTATCTGCGGATTGCCCAGGTTCTCTTCGCCGGGATATTTTGTATTGGAGCCATCATTGTCACTGAACACCTGATCCAGCGTAGCCAAGAGAAAAAGCGGTGGAGATTGATGGGTAAAGCTCTCAATAGCGGAGCTTAA
- a CDS encoding CPBP family intramembrane glutamic endopeptidase, whose translation MPLDPTSVLNTTFLLYVGLLIAGILGYRKWHSPPFSTPSNEKGPTRLDHVDLLGIAVLIFYFASTMLAQQLPAAQAADADPAAQAKQITPAILITGMLIQLFPAALAIILLASRHIPLGSYFGLRMAKAYRLLYMAPAAVLISYLFMIGLSATGFESWLEWLFGQPFEPQQTIQLYQESDEIIIRALFIVSVVVIAPVVEEVVFRGYVYTVTKRYTSRIFATLLSAVFFSVVHNFIPGLLPLAFLAILLTIAYEITGSLWAPISIHALFNACTLIIQEIQHHHQ comes from the coding sequence ATGCCTCTCGACCCAACGTCTGTTCTCAATACCACCTTCTTGCTCTACGTTGGACTGCTCATCGCTGGCATCCTCGGCTACCGCAAATGGCATAGCCCTCCCTTCAGCACCCCAAGCAACGAAAAAGGTCCTACCCGGCTTGATCACGTTGACCTGCTTGGAATCGCCGTGCTCATTTTTTACTTTGCCAGCACCATGCTGGCACAACAGCTTCCAGCCGCCCAGGCGGCAGACGCTGACCCGGCTGCCCAGGCAAAACAAATCACTCCGGCCATCCTGATCACGGGCATGCTGATCCAGCTGTTTCCCGCGGCACTCGCCATCATCCTGCTGGCATCCCGCCATATCCCGCTCGGATCCTATTTCGGGCTCCGGATGGCAAAAGCCTACCGCCTCCTCTACATGGCACCCGCAGCCGTCCTGATCAGCTACCTCTTTATGATTGGCCTCTCAGCCACCGGATTCGAATCCTGGCTGGAGTGGTTGTTCGGCCAACCCTTCGAGCCCCAGCAAACCATCCAACTCTATCAGGAATCAGACGAAATCATCATCCGGGCCCTCTTCATCGTCAGCGTGGTGGTCATCGCCCCTGTGGTCGAAGAAGTCGTTTTCCGGGGCTACGTCTACACCGTCACCAAACGCTACACCTCCCGCATTTTTGCCACCTTGCTCTCAGCCGTCTTTTTTTCCGTCGTCCACAATTTTATTCCCGGGCTTCTCCCTCTTGCATTCCTTGCCATTCTCCTTACTATCGCCTACGAAATCACCGGCTCGCTCTGGGCTCCGATCTCGATCCATGCTCTGTTTAACGCGTGTACCCTGATCATTCAGGAAATTCAACACCACCACCAATAG
- a CDS encoding ArsR/SmtB family transcription factor: MHDELKLIKALADGNRLRVVAALSRYQELCACQITELLQVSGATTSRHLAILQDAGLASSRKDGRWVYFSLSRPKGSASLFQWLNQSLSSSETWHSDTETLKLIMAMTPEDLCRRQRGEVCCPA; this comes from the coding sequence ATGCATGACGAACTCAAACTCATCAAGGCACTGGCCGACGGCAACCGCTTGAGGGTTGTCGCAGCCTTGAGTCGATACCAGGAACTCTGCGCCTGCCAAATCACTGAGCTACTGCAAGTCAGCGGCGCAACCACCTCGCGACACCTCGCTATTCTTCAGGATGCCGGGCTGGCCAGCAGCCGCAAAGACGGCCGCTGGGTTTATTTCAGCCTCAGCCGACCTAAGGGCTCGGCCTCACTCTTCCAGTGGCTGAATCAGAGCCTCTCAAGCTCCGAGACATGGCACAGCGATACCGAAACGCTCAAGCTCATCATGGCGATGACACCTGAAGATCTCTGCAGAAGGCAACGCGGCGAAGTGTGCTGCCCGGCATAA
- the arsB gene encoding ACR3 family arsenite efflux transporter, with translation MNKNSGISFFERYLTVWVVLCMASGILIGRYLPAIPDFLGSLEYANVSIPVAVLIWLMIYPMMMKVDFKSVKHVRDNPQGLFLTWVINWLIKPFTMFGIAWLFFHVVFKAIIPPDLAKDYLAGAVLLGAAPCTAMVFVWSHLTRGNPAYTVVQVATNDLIILFAFVPIVKFLLGIGNVEVPWDTLILSVLLFVVIPLAAGILTRAHMLNTKGKEYFEHTFLPKFNGTTITGLLLTLVIIFSFQGKTILANPLHIGLIAVPLVIQTVLIFFIAYLAAKAMKLPHNVAAPAGMIGASNFFELAVAVAIALFGASSPVALATIVGVLVEVPIMLALVKFANRTTHWFPTKG, from the coding sequence ATGAACAAAAACTCAGGAATCAGTTTTTTTGAACGCTACCTCACGGTATGGGTAGTACTCTGTATGGCGAGTGGCATCCTTATTGGCCGCTACCTTCCCGCCATCCCGGATTTCCTCGGCTCACTCGAATACGCCAACGTCTCCATTCCGGTTGCGGTTCTGATCTGGCTCATGATCTACCCCATGATGATGAAGGTCGACTTCAAGAGCGTAAAACACGTCAGGGACAACCCCCAGGGACTGTTCCTCACTTGGGTCATCAACTGGCTGATCAAACCCTTCACCATGTTTGGTATTGCCTGGCTGTTCTTCCATGTTGTGTTCAAAGCCATTATCCCGCCCGACCTCGCGAAGGATTATCTTGCTGGTGCCGTGCTCCTGGGAGCGGCCCCCTGCACCGCGATGGTCTTTGTCTGGAGTCATCTCACCAGAGGAAACCCGGCGTACACCGTTGTCCAAGTGGCAACCAACGATCTCATCATTCTCTTTGCCTTTGTCCCGATCGTCAAATTCCTACTCGGCATCGGCAATGTCGAGGTTCCGTGGGACACACTCATCCTCTCTGTTCTACTTTTTGTCGTCATCCCCTTGGCCGCCGGCATCCTCACCCGGGCCCACATGCTCAACACCAAAGGAAAGGAATACTTTGAACATACCTTTTTGCCCAAGTTCAATGGCACGACGATCACCGGATTGCTACTCACTCTGGTCATCATCTTTTCCTTTCAAGGCAAAACCATTCTGGCGAACCCACTGCATATCGGCCTGATCGCCGTACCTCTGGTTATCCAAACGGTGCTCATCTTCTTTATCGCCTACCTTGCCGCAAAGGCCATGAAGCTCCCGCACAACGTCGCCGCACCTGCCGGCATGATCGGAGCCTCGAACTTCTTCGAATTAGCCGTGGCCGTGGCGATTGCCTTGTTTGGAGCAAGCTCACCGGTTGCCCTCGCCACGATCGTCGGAGTCCTGGTCGAAGTCCCCATCATGCTCGCCCTTGTCAAGTTCGCCAACCGCACGACGCATTGGTTCCCAACCAAAGGCTAA
- a CDS encoding metallophosphoesterase family protein — MKYGIISDVHANLEALNSVLEDAEKRGVKRFICLGDVVGYNANPGECIDVIRELGCTVLKGNHDAYTCGVDIPPEVNGRARESLEWTRANIRPDQKEWLENLPMQRRVGPFEIVHASLHEPEAWNYVLNAIEAILHFHFQETSVCFFGHTHRQMYFTTEERKTFSDYEKFTLKPDFQYLVNVGSVGQPRGDGKLAEYVIYDTDEQSVEPCKVEYDVATTCRKIREAGLPEHNALRLEKSAMEAAAALKPSELGMEPVANS; from the coding sequence ATGAAATATGGCATAATATCAGATGTTCATGCAAATCTGGAGGCACTGAATAGTGTCTTGGAGGATGCTGAAAAGCGGGGAGTGAAGCGATTTATTTGTCTGGGGGATGTTGTTGGATACAACGCGAATCCGGGGGAATGCATTGATGTCATCCGTGAATTGGGCTGCACCGTGCTGAAGGGCAACCATGATGCTTACACCTGTGGGGTGGATATCCCGCCGGAGGTGAACGGACGGGCCAGGGAGTCACTGGAGTGGACCCGGGCCAACATTCGGCCGGATCAGAAGGAGTGGTTGGAAAATTTACCGATGCAGCGGCGGGTAGGTCCTTTTGAGATTGTGCATGCCAGTTTGCACGAGCCGGAGGCGTGGAATTATGTTTTGAATGCGATCGAAGCGATTTTGCATTTTCATTTTCAGGAGACGTCGGTGTGTTTCTTTGGGCACACTCATCGGCAGATGTATTTTACGACCGAGGAGCGTAAAACGTTCTCGGATTACGAAAAGTTTACCTTGAAGCCTGATTTCCAGTATCTGGTGAATGTTGGTTCGGTGGGACAACCCCGTGGTGACGGGAAACTGGCCGAATATGTGATTTATGACACCGATGAGCAATCGGTGGAACCGTGCAAGGTGGAATATGATGTTGCGACGACATGCCGCAAGATCCGTGAGGCGGGCTTGCCGGAGCACAATGCCTTGCGCCTGGAAAAGTCCGCGATGGAAGCCGCGGCTGCCCTGAAACCCTCGGAGTTGGGGATGGAACCGGTTGCAAACAGCTAA
- a CDS encoding GH25 family lysozyme produces MSHLMTSPKLQRFSLALLSAFGLLFLASCSQEYGKVSYSAAPKVINVSEYDPKERQRSGSSYTPLNQAALKKNGSLGLIARCGKGPHLDTKCADFLVGAERQGMLLGTYYYLLPDSNPTALAEKYIARLRHIKSSRGLQTKKVLLAADIHTDCKAWQIVAYLKRIKELTGVTPVVYLENSSSIRRTLNAASPQQKRFLRKHPYWLALYSNENPGLETPQRLANASGVWNDWVMWQYGGVWWKNGRSQPYNYRGGSWKSPKYFGDLSQPTERNGFNGSVSSFYSFWNRHSWAW; encoded by the coding sequence ATGTCTCACCTTATGACCTCCCCCAAGCTCCAACGTTTCTCCCTGGCCCTTCTTTCCGCTTTCGGTCTTCTGTTTCTTGCCTCCTGCTCCCAAGAATATGGTAAAGTCAGTTACTCAGCAGCACCCAAAGTCATCAACGTCTCCGAATACGACCCAAAAGAGCGGCAACGAAGCGGCAGTTCCTATACCCCGCTCAATCAAGCGGCATTGAAAAAAAATGGATCCCTCGGTCTGATTGCCCGCTGCGGCAAAGGCCCTCACCTCGACACCAAATGTGCGGACTTCCTCGTTGGCGCCGAGCGACAGGGGATGCTGCTCGGAACCTACTACTACCTCCTGCCGGACAGCAATCCAACCGCCCTGGCCGAAAAATACATCGCCCGCCTGCGGCACATCAAAAGCAGCCGGGGGCTCCAAACTAAAAAAGTCCTGTTAGCGGCCGACATCCACACCGACTGCAAAGCATGGCAAATCGTAGCCTACCTCAAGCGGATTAAAGAGCTCACCGGCGTCACCCCGGTCGTCTATCTGGAAAACAGCAGCTCCATCCGCCGAACCCTCAATGCTGCCAGCCCCCAACAAAAACGCTTCCTTCGCAAGCATCCATACTGGCTTGCCCTCTACTCCAATGAAAACCCCGGACTCGAAACCCCGCAACGCCTGGCCAATGCCTCCGGAGTCTGGAACGATTGGGTGATGTGGCAGTACGGTGGAGTCTGGTGGAAAAACGGCCGCTCCCAACCCTACAACTACCGTGGAGGCAGCTGGAAATCACCCAAGTACTTCGGTGATTTAAGCCAACCTACCGAACGCAATGGTTTCAATGGCAGCGTGTCGTCCTTTTACAGTTTCTGGAACCGCCATTCCTGGGCATGGTAA
- a CDS encoding uracil-DNA glycosylase family protein, with protein MSDEVQAVMDAAWELNEVLRPLRFSEPVSHVYLPTDYAWDRHCDYLRRYAGGKKRVLFLGMNPGPWGMSQTGVPFGEIPAVRDWLGIDGPVDKPEHEHPKRPVDGFDCTRSEVSGRRLWGLFAETYPSAEAFFAEHFVANYCPLVWMAETGRNITPDKLPKAEMQTVEQACQQHLARLIELMQPRYLIGVGAYAEKKLAETMALHDPGSEETEYHIGKILHPSPASPAANRGWAPQAEKQLQAMGVW; from the coding sequence ATGTCAGATGAGGTGCAAGCTGTGATGGATGCCGCGTGGGAGTTGAATGAAGTGCTTCGGCCGCTCCGTTTTTCGGAGCCGGTTAGCCATGTGTATTTACCGACGGATTACGCCTGGGACAGGCACTGTGACTACTTGCGTCGTTATGCCGGGGGAAAAAAGCGGGTGTTGTTTCTTGGGATGAACCCGGGCCCATGGGGGATGTCCCAGACCGGGGTGCCTTTCGGGGAAATTCCGGCGGTTCGGGATTGGTTGGGGATTGATGGCCCGGTGGATAAGCCGGAGCACGAGCACCCGAAGCGGCCGGTAGATGGCTTTGATTGTACTCGTTCGGAGGTGAGTGGGCGCAGGTTGTGGGGGTTGTTTGCGGAAACGTATCCGTCGGCAGAGGCATTTTTTGCGGAGCATTTTGTTGCGAACTATTGTCCGTTGGTATGGATGGCGGAAACAGGACGCAATATCACACCGGATAAACTGCCCAAGGCGGAGATGCAGACTGTGGAGCAGGCTTGCCAGCAGCACTTGGCACGATTGATCGAGTTGATGCAACCCCGCTACTTGATCGGCGTGGGCGCTTACGCTGAAAAAAAACTGGCCGAAACCATGGCTCTTCATGATCCAGGTTCAGAAGAAACCGAGTATCATATTGGAAAAATCCTGCATCCGTCACCCGCTTCTCCTGCGGCGAACCGGGGTTGGGCACCCCAGGCTGAAAAACAACTCCAAGCGATGGGCGTGTGGTAG
- a CDS encoding esterase/lipase family protein, whose product MTKEKQSQRSHSSGTLMDHAVLFQIPQQRSIVSSVLRSGIILLPLFLSLTALFIAPYHTSAHASDDQRAASPQEHVILIHGMARSASCMQSMAEALQKAGYHTTILDYPSRKKTIHALSEQHLSPAVKACQTKGATKIHFVTHSLGGILVRDYLHHHKLAELGKVVMLAPPNQGSEVVDTIGHWKAFALVNGPAGKQLGTADNSPPNALGGVTYPVGIIAGDRSINPINSWMIPGSDDGKVSIKHTKLEGMRDHIVIHCTHPMIMKRSDAIDLSLRFLRHGSFAKAKDTP is encoded by the coding sequence ATGACTAAGGAGAAACAAAGCCAAAGGAGTCATTCATCCGGAACTCTCATGGATCACGCAGTGCTTTTCCAAATACCTCAACAACGATCAATCGTCTCGTCTGTTTTGCGGAGTGGTATTATCCTGCTGCCCTTGTTTCTGAGCCTCACGGCTCTGTTCATCGCGCCTTACCACACGTCCGCACACGCCAGTGACGACCAACGGGCAGCATCACCACAAGAACATGTCATCCTGATCCACGGTATGGCCCGAAGCGCAAGCTGTATGCAATCCATGGCCGAGGCTCTGCAAAAAGCCGGCTACCATACGACCATCCTCGATTACCCATCCCGCAAAAAAACCATCCATGCGTTGAGCGAGCAACACCTCTCCCCTGCGGTCAAAGCTTGCCAAACCAAGGGCGCTACAAAGATTCATTTCGTCACCCACTCACTCGGCGGTATTCTGGTCCGTGACTACCTACACCACCACAAACTCGCCGAGCTTGGCAAGGTCGTGATGCTCGCGCCTCCCAACCAGGGCAGCGAAGTTGTGGATACCATCGGACACTGGAAAGCCTTTGCCCTGGTCAACGGCCCGGCCGGAAAGCAGCTTGGCACCGCGGATAACAGTCCACCCAATGCCCTCGGCGGCGTCACTTACCCCGTCGGGATCATTGCTGGCGACCGTAGTATCAACCCGATCAACAGCTGGATGATTCCGGGATCCGATGACGGCAAGGTCTCCATCAAACATACCAAGTTAGAAGGCATGCGTGACCACATCGTCATTCACTGCACCCACCCGATGATCATGAAACGATCGGACGCCATCGACCTCAGCCTGCGCTTCCTACGTCACGGATCATTCGCCAAAGCCAAGGATACGCCTTAA
- a CDS encoding tetratricopeptide repeat protein: MFRSFTHYGLPAAIALCTLTLCSCGKKESGSDASPPEDTKAATSQHRPIHPKEHDALFASIHSLPDQNAISQKCQGCHEEIHAKWQQSDHGQANRHVDLKLDGEAFSDKSFKDATAEWKFTNKEGKLTMHTDGKDYTPGMIIGITPLIQYLTADSGGRWQTPTAGWDPHNKEWFDVISGDDRTSADWGHWTGRGMTWNTQCAWCHMTDFRKNYDNKTDTYDSHWTEMGVGCTQCHGHLMEKPNPDNGCLIDIKRDRDIAKNHPDLVFDNCATCHSRRGEFNDTFHIGAKYGDHYQLQLPSTPRLYYPDGQIKDEDYVWASLRMSNMGHKGVRCIDCHDVHSTRLKYPLENNTLCMSCHAAGTNGRLDGAMVIDPVAHSKHFGVGKHNDVGSGHACVDCHMTETTYMGRDPRRDHGFHVPDPQLTKENGTPNACNKCHTDQDVDWSIKWVNDWYGEKMHTPERKRQRARTRALAAAFEGQANAIDPMLKAYANEENPMWLATLLEAMRPWATDARVQRLGREGVHNKDSMVRAAACHIMEFSLGNDPWLEPMLKDPVKEVRMAAAWAMRTRLSQRSEVLKELRESLFFGADQPIGAMRLAELASQGEKLEEAKEWMEKAIALDQTSAAGREAYAILLGQLGKPKEALEQLGLALKLDPNNGRYLYLMALTYAELKQTDKTEELLKQTVAADPNHDRAHYNLGLLYAGQDKLDEAIASIRKAERIHPQSPDYPYARATIHMRKGEKMEAFEACRTVLGIDRNYRPALQLLQQIGNPQAK; the protein is encoded by the coding sequence ATGTTCCGATCCTTCACTCACTACGGCCTCCCCGCCGCCATCGCCCTCTGCACACTCACCCTCTGTAGCTGTGGAAAAAAAGAAAGCGGCAGCGATGCCTCCCCTCCGGAGGATACCAAGGCAGCCACCAGCCAGCATCGCCCCATCCACCCAAAGGAACATGACGCCCTGTTCGCCAGCATCCACAGCCTGCCCGATCAGAATGCCATCTCCCAAAAATGCCAAGGCTGCCATGAAGAGATCCACGCCAAATGGCAACAATCCGACCACGGCCAGGCCAACCGCCACGTCGACCTCAAGCTCGACGGTGAAGCCTTCTCCGACAAATCCTTCAAGGACGCCACCGCCGAGTGGAAATTCACCAATAAGGAAGGCAAACTTACCATGCACACCGATGGTAAAGACTACACCCCAGGCATGATCATCGGCATCACCCCGCTGATCCAGTATCTCACCGCCGATAGCGGCGGCCGCTGGCAAACCCCCACCGCAGGATGGGACCCCCACAACAAAGAATGGTTCGATGTCATCAGCGGCGACGACCGGACATCCGCCGACTGGGGACACTGGACCGGCCGGGGCATGACCTGGAACACCCAATGCGCCTGGTGCCACATGACCGATTTCCGCAAAAACTACGACAACAAAACCGATACCTATGACTCCCACTGGACCGAAATGGGCGTCGGCTGCACCCAGTGCCACGGCCATTTGATGGAAAAACCCAACCCGGACAACGGCTGCCTGATCGATATCAAACGCGACCGTGACATCGCCAAAAACCACCCCGACCTCGTCTTCGACAACTGCGCCACCTGCCACTCCCGCCGCGGCGAGTTCAACGACACCTTCCATATCGGCGCCAAATACGGCGACCACTACCAACTCCAGCTTCCCAGCACCCCTCGACTCTACTACCCGGACGGCCAAATCAAAGACGAAGACTACGTCTGGGCCTCCCTGCGCATGAGCAACATGGGCCACAAAGGTGTGCGCTGCATCGACTGCCACGACGTCCACAGCACCCGACTCAAGTACCCGCTTGAGAACAACACCCTCTGCATGAGTTGCCACGCCGCGGGAACCAACGGCCGCCTCGATGGCGCCATGGTGATCGACCCAGTGGCCCACAGTAAGCACTTCGGCGTCGGCAAACACAACGACGTCGGCTCCGGTCACGCCTGTGTCGATTGCCATATGACGGAAACCACCTACATGGGACGCGACCCCCGCCGTGACCACGGGTTCCACGTCCCGGACCCCCAACTCACCAAGGAAAATGGCACCCCCAACGCCTGCAACAAGTGCCACACCGACCAGGATGTCGATTGGTCCATCAAGTGGGTCAACGATTGGTATGGCGAGAAAATGCACACCCCGGAACGCAAACGGCAACGCGCCCGCACCCGCGCCCTCGCCGCAGCCTTCGAAGGCCAAGCCAACGCCATCGACCCCATGCTCAAAGCCTACGCCAATGAAGAAAACCCGATGTGGCTTGCCACCCTGCTCGAAGCCATGCGCCCCTGGGCCACCGACGCCCGGGTGCAACGACTCGGCCGCGAGGGCGTCCACAACAAGGATTCGATGGTGCGTGCCGCCGCCTGCCACATCATGGAATTCAGTCTCGGCAACGACCCATGGCTCGAACCCATGCTCAAGGACCCGGTCAAGGAAGTCCGCATGGCCGCAGCCTGGGCCATGCGCACCCGCCTGTCCCAGCGCTCCGAAGTCCTCAAAGAACTCAGGGAATCCCTGTTCTTTGGAGCCGACCAACCAATCGGAGCCATGCGCCTCGCAGAACTTGCCAGCCAGGGAGAAAAACTTGAAGAAGCCAAGGAATGGATGGAAAAAGCCATCGCCTTGGACCAAACCTCCGCTGCCGGACGTGAAGCCTACGCCATCCTGCTCGGCCAACTCGGCAAACCAAAGGAGGCCTTGGAACAGCTCGGTCTGGCATTGAAACTCGATCCAAACAACGGCCGCTACCTCTACCTCATGGCCCTGACCTACGCCGAGCTCAAACAAACCGACAAAACCGAGGAACTACTCAAGCAAACCGTCGCCGCCGACCCGAATCACGACCGAGCCCACTACAACCTCGGACTGCTCTACGCCGGCCAAGACAAACTTGACGAAGCCATCGCCTCGATCCGCAAGGCCGAACGCATCCACCCACAGTCCCCTGACTACCCCTACGCACGAGCCACCATCCACATGCGTAAAGGTGAAAAAATGGAAGCCTTCGAAGCCTGCCGCACGGTGCTCGGCATCGACCGCAATTACCGCCCGGCGCTGCAACTCCTGCAACAAATCGGCAACCCACAAGCAAAATAG
- a CDS encoding M28 family peptidase: MTSKTKKKSPAIWEKSMPKQQFEWMRDVLAAPSPIGLEAAMSYGVLKPEFESFMPKSWAVHQFKGNAGLVVDTHPGEDERVSVMVIGHADKIRMQVRKIDDDGKIWVNTDSFLPCTLVGHEVKLFCQNPKKPSQYRVIEGGTIEAIGAIHFSEPGQRSGDKGLKPESIYLELQMHGKKRKEQIEKLGIRAGDPILLDRPIRKGFADDTFYGAYLDNGLGCFVVAEIARILAKSPLKNIRVLYTIATHEEIGRFGATAIAGEFKPDILIGSDVNHDYDAAPGIGAKRMNKLTMGEGFSITKGSITSEYLHNIIETVCQKEGIPYQMDFAGRDTGTDAMAAALAGFDCAATSIGFPIRNMHTISETGHTRDVLSAIHGMVALFRHLDKMNRGKGVRVDDLKGGHPRLDEAKG, translated from the coding sequence ATGACGAGCAAAACCAAAAAGAAGAGCCCGGCGATCTGGGAGAAGTCGATGCCCAAGCAGCAATTTGAATGGATGCGGGACGTTTTGGCCGCACCGAGCCCGATTGGTTTGGAGGCTGCGATGTCTTACGGCGTGTTGAAACCTGAATTTGAATCATTTATGCCGAAGTCTTGGGCGGTGCATCAGTTCAAGGGGAATGCCGGGCTGGTCGTCGACACCCACCCAGGAGAGGATGAGCGCGTATCGGTCATGGTGATTGGTCACGCGGATAAAATCCGGATGCAGGTTCGCAAGATTGATGATGACGGTAAGATTTGGGTGAATACCGATTCCTTTCTTCCCTGTACCTTGGTTGGCCATGAGGTGAAGTTGTTCTGCCAGAACCCGAAAAAGCCATCACAGTACCGGGTGATCGAAGGGGGGACGATTGAGGCGATTGGAGCAATCCATTTTTCTGAACCCGGACAGAGGTCGGGCGACAAGGGACTGAAACCGGAGTCGATTTACCTCGAATTGCAAATGCACGGGAAGAAGCGGAAGGAGCAAATCGAAAAACTCGGGATCCGGGCCGGTGACCCGATTCTGCTGGACCGTCCGATTCGGAAGGGCTTTGCTGACGACACCTTTTATGGTGCCTATCTCGACAATGGGCTGGGGTGTTTTGTCGTCGCTGAGATTGCCCGTATTCTGGCGAAGTCGCCACTGAAAAATATCCGTGTGCTGTACACGATTGCCACTCACGAGGAGATTGGGCGTTTTGGTGCGACGGCGATTGCGGGTGAGTTTAAGCCGGACATTTTGATTGGGTCCGACGTAAACCACGATTACGATGCGGCACCTGGCATTGGAGCAAAACGGATGAATAAACTGACGATGGGTGAGGGCTTCTCGATTACCAAGGGTTCGATCACCAGTGAGTATCTGCACAATATCATCGAGACCGTGTGTCAGAAGGAAGGTATTCCCTATCAGATGGATTTCGCCGGCCGTGACACCGGAACCGATGCGATGGCTGCGGCATTGGCCGGGTTTGATTGTGCTGCCACATCGATTGGTTTCCCGATCCGGAATATGCATACGATTTCCGAGACCGGCCATACCCGTGATGTGTTATCCGCGATTCATGGTATGGTCGCCCTGTTCCGCCACCTGGACAAAATGAACCGTGGCAAGGGGGTGCGTGTTGATGACCTCAAGGGTGGTCACCCGCGTCTCGATGAGGCGAAGGGTTAG